Sequence from the Meleagris gallopavo isolate NT-WF06-2002-E0010 breed Aviagen turkey brand Nicholas breeding stock chromosome 15, Turkey_5.1, whole genome shotgun sequence genome:
CCAGGAGCCACTTCCATTGAAGCACTGGACAACAGCCGACTCTCCAGGCGATGCCAGGGGGGCCCCAGGGTGATACCCACCTCTGGGAGGCAGGGGCTGACGCTGCCAGGCTGCAGGCTCAAAGCAGAACCGTTGAGGAGGAGCTCAGTCCCCAACAAGCAGAGCCCCAGAGAAGTGGGGAACAGCCCCGTGTGGATACCTGCTGGCATCGCCTGGCCATGCCACCCCTAAGTCCTGCCACTGGGGCAGGCAAAGAGGCAGGGAGCGAGCGGCAACGGGTCGTGGGTGAAGACAGAATCGTCGGAGGAGCAGGTGCTCGTGGTGTCCTCACAGGAGGGAGAGTACTGCTCGAAGGGCATGGAGAGGTCCAGGTACTGAAGAGGACACAGCGCTGTCACTGCCTGCCCTGTGCCCCTGCAGGGGCCGTCCCCTCCTCCCCTCACCTCCTCCGAGATGGCCGCCAGGATCTTGTCCAGCCCCTCCACCAGCTGCTTGAAGGTGGGCCGCTGTGAGGGGACCGCGTGCCAGCACTCCCGCATCAGCATGTACCTGGGATGAGGGCACGTTATGGGGTGCTACTGCCCCCCACTCACCCACTCCCCAGCGCCAGTACTCACAGCTCGTGGGTGCAGTTGGATGGGCAGTCCATACGGTGCCCCTCCTTCAGCAGCTTGAAGAGCTCCTCCACGGGGATGCCGGGGTACGGGGAGCCACCCAGAGTGAAGATCTCCCACATCAGGATCCCAAAGGACCATCTGCAACGTACATGGCACAGGACTGTGTGACTGTCCCAGCCCCCTACCACAGCAGGCAGGGCCCTGTTTCACCCACCCTGCTGTGCCCTGAGAGCGGGGATGAGATCTTTGCTTTGGCACTGGCCAGAGCTTCACCCCACGGAGCACCCCTGCCCTACAGCTGAGGACCCTACAGTGCTACCTCACCCTGAACACATGGCAGCCCTTGGGCCCCAGCACTCACACGTCGCTCTGGTGGGTGTAGACACGGTCGAACAGGGCCTCAGGTGCCATCCACTTGACAGGCAAGCGGCCCTGCAGGAACAAACCTCAGCTCAGCCTGGCTTATGGATTTCCACCCATACCCTGCCCTGCACCTGGCCCCACACTCACATTGCTGGTTTTCTTGTAGTAATCAATGTCATGGACATCCCTGGCCAAGCCAAAATCAGCaattttcatcacattttctGCTGTGACCAGGACGTTGCGCGCAGCCAGGTCTCGGTGGATGCACTGCCAGGGGGAACACATCACCCCAGGTGTGAGATGGCAGCTCCCACCCTAGGCCCCCCGGCACCACTACCCCCAGGAGATGCCCAGCCTTCATGCCCCACATTGTGGCACATACACCGCCATCACACCACCATCCCTACCCGCCTGGACTCCAGGTACTCCATGCCACGGGCCACCTGGTAGACGCAGGACACCAAGTCCttgaagcagagctgctcctcatGCAGCTCCGTGATGTCAAAGGTGTAATCAGGCATGGGGGGCCGCCGAGCCCGCAGGTACTCGCGCAGGTTGCCCTTGGCAGCAAACTCCACTATCACATAGAGGGGCCCTGGGGAGGACACACAACGCTCAGCCTTGCCCCATCCACCCCAGCAGCCCCCTGGCCCCGAGCCCCTCACCATCCTGCGTGCACACTCCCAGCAGGTTGATGATGTTCTTGTGCTTGTCCATCAGCTTCATCATCTCCATCTCAGAGATGAGGTCAGCCAGGTCCTTGTCGGTGGCGTTGTCTGGGGACAGAGGGTTGTGTCACCACGTGCCGGGGTGACAccagtgcagcagctgtgccCAGATGCCTCAGCAAAACCGTTACCTTTGAGCATTTTGACAGCCACGGTGACGGCTCGGTCCGGCCACTGCCTGTCGATGCCGTACGCCTCCGCCCGCACCACCTGCCCAAAGCAGCCCTCACCCAGGGGCTTCCCCAGCACCAGCCTGCCAGGGGAGGCAGAGCCATGAGCACACCGAGGGGCGGACCCCGCTCTGAACCCATGAGCAGCGGCACTGCTGACCCCAGCCCTCCCCAGCTCCTTACTTTTCTCGGGGAAATTCCCACTTGGAATCCAGGGGCAGGTCCAGCTCGACGACGCCCGCCAGCATGGGGGCACAGCTGGAGGAAAGGCGGGTGACACGCATCAGCGATGTGCTGGACTTCCCTGATGAGCTGGAGTCCAGGGAGAactgcagggacagcacagcGGCCTTCAGACACCTGGGACTTATGCTGAGACCCGGTGCTGTTGGGAGCAACTGGGTGAGGGCAGCCCTACAGACAAGGTGACAGagacaggtggcagcagcagggacagtTGTCATCAAGGTGcccccagctcagccctcaccTGTCGGATGAGTGGGAATTTGGAGAGCTTGTGCACAGCCATGGGCTCCAGGGGCTGCTTGCTCGACAGCGTCTGCATGCGGCACAGCACCACAATGATGAGGGCCATGGCCACAGCCAGCGAGCCCGACGTGTAGATGATGATATCGGTGTACTTGGCCTCAGGGGCCTCTGCTTCATGCACCAGCTCTTCTTCTAGAGGGAGAGCACATGTTAGTCCACACCACAGTCCCCGTGCTGCTTCTAACCCTAACCCTAGCCCTAATCCCAGCCCTACCTGGGAGCACAGTGAGCCATGCCGACTGGTAAGAGAGGCCGATGGAGTTCCCTGCCAGGCAGGTGTACTCGCCTGCATCCTCCATGGTGACATTACGCAGGTACAGCACCTCCACCTCGGAGCTGTTGATATCTGCCGTCTGTGGGCAGAGCGAGGGACCGTGAGCCTTCCCGTGTGTGGACAAGCTCTGTGTGCCCCTGTCACCCCCCGGATGCTACCTTGAGCACTTGCACGTAGGGCACCCCGTCAGGGCCGTAGTTGCTGCCGTTCACCTCAATGTGCTTCAGCCACTGGATGTGGGGCTGGGCGTCGCTGTACACCTTGCAGAAGAACTCCACGTCGCTGCCCACCAGGGCAGTGGTGTTGGCAGGCAGCCCCGCCTGCAGGATGGGCCGGTGCGGAGACCTCTCTGCACACAAGGTATAGGGGCAGCGTCACCACAGTACCCAGAGGTGTCCCAACCCCACCTCCCTCAGGAGCTGGGACACTAGGGCTGCTCAAGTAGAGTAAATGAGGATGGGCTCCTCCACCTTCATCCCCTGCAGCCCATCTCCTCTCCCCAGCACAGTGGCAGCagggacccctcccagcaccacCTGCAGACCCTCACCCAGCACGTCCAGCAGGTAGCTGTAGCGGATGCTGCCAAACCTGTTCTCCACCAGACAGGTATAGTTGCCACGGTCAGAGGGCACCACACTCTCCATCACCAGGCTCCAGTGCTGGTGCCGGAGCTGCAATGGGCAGCAACAGGTTCAGGGGGTTGCAGCTGAGCCAGACACCAGGAGGGGATGATGACACGGGGGGACCCTTACCCGTATGCCCCCGATGCGGTGCTCCCCCCGGAACTCGCGCCCGTTCTTGAACCAGCGgatgctggggctggggctgcccgAGGCTGGGCAGCGGAATTTGACCGTGTTCCCCGCAGGGACAGCATAAAGCTTCTTGTCCATGCGGTGTGGGTGAGTCCAGTATGGTGCTGGGGAGAAATAGCAGACATTGCGGGATGTGGCTCACGGCTCTGGGTGGGGGCTGCCCCCAGTTGCTCCCCCCATGGCAGCACTTACCTCTGTGCACATAGATGGGCTCCTCGCTGCGGTCTCCGTGGGGACCATCCCCATTGCTgtcttcatcatcatcacccGATGCCAGCGAGTCTGCAAGAGAAAGTGAGTCACGAGGCATGCCCCTGTCTGCAGGATGGGGAAATCGGGTGGTGCTcccctcagtgctgctctggaCCCTCACCCACTACAGAGATGGTGAGGTTGCGCAGGACTTCCCCGGAGCCCCGCGCCCGACACACGTAGAGCCCCGAGTCCTCGTAGGCGACCTCGGTGATCTCCAATACGCCCTGCTGGAGGCGGACGCNNNNNNNNNNNNNNNNNNNNNNNNNNNNNNNNNNNNNNNNNNNNNNNNNNNNNNNNNNNNNNNNNNNNNNNNNNNNNNNNNNNNNNNNNNNNNNNNNNNNGGGGAGCAGCAGCCGCGATTCCTTGTACCAGACTACGCTGGCTCCGCTCTGGTTAGCATCGCAGTACAGCTTCAGCGCATTGCCCGGGTCCAACAGGAGGTGTTCCTCCTCCGACTCCAGCAGCGGGCTCtcaaacagctctgcagcccgGGAGAGATGCGCTGAGCACCGCGCACATCGCGCCCCGACAGCAGGGTCCCACCGCTTCTTTCCGGTgtgcacagcacacacacaacGGCACAGTGCCTGGCCGCCCCGTCCGGCCAGAGACGCGTGCAAGGGCTGGACTCTGCCCCCGGGCACTGGAACAAGGCTTCCCCCGCTGCCGCCTGGCACTGCCGTGTTCCCGGCCAAGGCCACCCATGCCACAGTCCTTCCAGAGGGGTCTGTGGCACAGGGTGCCCGAGTCCATCCTGCCGCACTGGGATAGGAAAGGACTGGGAGCGCTTAGCATCAACACCCCCCCACACCCCCCGCCCCGCGGGCCTGGCCCACGCTGGGTAAGCAGTTCCAAAGCANNNNNNNNNNNNNNNNNNNNNNNNNNNNNNNNNNNNNNNNNNNNNNNNNNNNNNNNNNNNNNNNNNNNNNNNNNNNNNNNNNNNNNNNNNNNNNNNNNNNNNNNNNNNNNNNNNNNNNNNNNNNNNNNNNNNNNNNNNNNNNNNNNNNNNNNNNNNNNNNNNNNNNNNNNNNNNNNNNNNNNNNNNNNNNNNNNNNNNNNNNNNNNNNNNNNNNNNNNNNNNNNNNNNNNNNNNNNNNNNNNNNNNNNNNNNNNNNNNNNNNNNNNNNNNNNNNNNNNNNNNNNNNNNNNNNNNNNNNNNNNNNNNNNNNNNNNNNNNNNNNNNNNNNNNNNNNNNNNNNNNNNNNNNNNNNNNNNNNNNNNNNNNNNNNNNNNNNNNNNNNNNNNNNNNNNNNNNGCCGGCCCGCCCTAATCCGCGCCATAAACACCTCTCCCCGGAGGGACCCCCGGCACCGGGAGCAGTCCCGGCCGCGTCCCGTTTCTCCGGTCCGTGCGGGAACGGAGCCGGGAGCCGAGCCCCGGAGCTCCTCCCGGAGCCGCTTTGCGACGGAGCTGCGGTGCTGCGCCATTCGGGGCTGCCGCTGTCACCCCCATCCCGCGGCGCCGCGACTTCGGGGCGCAGCAGTGCCGCATCCCGTGCACGGCCGCTCTCCTCCTGGGCTCCCGCTCCCCTCTTGGAGCCCCCACGGCCGCAGCCCCCGGCAGCTGTTCTGCACAGCGCATTCCTGCCGACGCGTGAAGCGGACGAGAACATCAATTTCACGGAGAGCAGTCGCCTCCGCAGAGCTTTGCAAAGTGCCGGAAGCGCAGAAAAATGTTCGGTTCGGCTCGATTtgaaccaaaccaaaccaaaagaGAGGGGCACGGAGATGCCCAGCGAGGAAGAGGCAGCAGCCGGGCCCCCGGTGGTGGGAGCAGCAGATCCCCCGCGGCTGTCTGGGGAGGGATGCGCGAAGCCCTGCAGGAGTGCTGGGAGCCTGGGATGGGCATCGAGACCCCCCATATGCCTGCCTGGTTCCTGCAGTGGGGATGGAGCCAGGTGGGCACATGGGACCCGTGCCGGCAACTCGTCCCGTGCCAGGATGGGGCATGGGGGTGcgagctgcagggagctgctccccTCCCAGCTGAGGGCCGGGGGGCTTGGACTGCCTTGCTTGATTTATAGCAGCAACTGAAGGCAAACAAAAAGCCCTTCACGGCAGCACAGCCCACCGCCTGCTGCCCGCCTCCGGCAGCTCCGCCATAGCACCGCCACGCCAGCAGCTCAACAAGGGGGGATTGTGCCAGTGCCGGATCCCTgtgccacagcacagccctgccctggaACCTCGCTTTGCGCCACAAGGAACACGCGTTCCCATGGCCACTGAGCTGCGCAGGGTGGAGGTGCTCAGAAGTGGGCATAGGGTGGATGGGGCAGcgggagctgctctgccctgtgccCAAGGAGGGGCGATCCCCAATGTTTGCCTGTGCCCAGCCAGATCCACAGCCCCGCTCACGTGCAgggtcctgcagcagcagcacgcaTGAGGGGCTGGGCGCAGGGGCTCCATCCTCCCACCCCTGCCCCTTCCCCCAGGCAGTAAATCATCCCCGCTCCCGTCATGAAAGGCCCATGTATGCGCTGCCGGCGCAGGGAGCCTGCCTGGTGCCAACAATATTGCTCTTGGAAGGCAGCCGGGGCTGCGGGAACACAGCCGCCCCTTGTGCCTGGCCCCAGCGCTCGCCGCCGGTCCTGCTGCGGTCGCACCTGCGGCCAGCGTGCACggccagcagctcctggggggGGGCGGAGGCCAGGAGGCTCTTTCCTCCTGGAAGTTTCTCTTGGCATCTCCTGAACGGCTGTTGTTTGGGATGCAGGTCCCCGGCTCTCAGCACCCTGTACGCGTGGTGTCGGGATGCTGAGGCCGAGCGAGTGGGGCCACAAGAGCCACGTGAGAGTACCCACCGGCTctctgcagccccactgccctcAACACTTGGCATCACTGCCCCAGCCaagcctgcagcctgctggtCAGCCATGCTGGTGCCTGCTCCAGCCTTGTGGGTGCATGGCTGCTAGGCGTGGAGGAGCTGGCTGTGGGACACAGGTCCCAACCCTACAGCTTGTCCTGCAGAGTGGGCTCAAGGCAGGAGCTCAGtccctgctgcccagggagcagaATGCTGCACTCCTGCTGATCCTTATCTCCCACAGGGAGGGACCGATGGAGCAACCCGGCCAGGTTAAGGTTTAACCAGGCACCACTTGGCAAACATGAACCTGTTGTTCCCTCTGGGGAGGTGAAAACACAGGGCCTGGCAAAGGGGCTGCGGAGTGAGGGACGTGAGCCTTAACTAAGCCCTCATCAGCAGGCACTGTGCTCCTTCCAAGGCAAGCAGGGagcatcctgcagcacagcatgggCTGCATCCTACAGCTCCTCTGGGGGCAGCCATGCCATGCTCGGGAAAAGTCTGTATGGGTGCTGCCACCCAGGATGCTGCACACCCCATGTGCTGAGCAAGCCGTGCTGCAGGACTCAAAGCCAGGATACCCCAGGAGCCACCCCTGCGTTCCCAAACCCTAATGGCAAGCAGGCACCCAGCCCCACATCTGCACCCGATTTACTTGATGGAGACAGCAGGACCACGATGGAGGGCAGTGGTTagggctgcagatggggctGCGCTCCTCCCCAGCTGAGGGGGTCCCAGCGCCGTGCCGGGGCTCAGCTGGGcaagctctgcagagctggctATGAAAGAGCAGGGGATGGCAGCACCTCTATGGGGATGTGGCCGTGGTGGCTCCACGccctgtgcttgctgccagCACGGAAGGCGCTGGGGCTTGGCCACggcagctgcagccccggcACAGCCAGGTGCTGCCCGCAGGGGCCTGGGCAGgggcaggcagcactgctgtgggacAAAAGGGCCACAGTGTGCTCTGCCTCCCCCAGCACACCGCCCCATTGCCAGGCCGTAGCTCCTGTGGCACCGTGCTGCTGGGCACCTGTGGGTGCTGCAGTATGGTACCAGGATAAGAGGTGAGAGCCAGCTGGACCCGGCGACAGGACATAGCCTGCAGCTAGGCAATGGGGGGCACCCATCtaggctgtgctgggagcacaTCCTGCCCCAGTGAGGCGTGGTGCAGACAGAGGAGTGGCTGCACACCATCGCTCTGCTCCCTAGCTGCCAGAAAACGGCCCAGTGCCCCGTGGCTGTGACGGATGTTTTCAGCACAAGCAGCACAACAGTCTGCAGGAGTGCCAGCACTCTGTGTGTGCAGACTGTCCTGCCTCCCCCTTGGTGACGTTGGTGTGCTCCAGGCCATGCAGACGTGCCAGTGGAGCACAGAGGAAGGCACTTGGTGGCTCTGTCTGGATCTCAAGATGCCTGGGGATAACAGATGGAAACACAAGCCTCCCACCCCTCCCAAACAAGTCAGAGGTGTCTGTATCCTCCTCTTTGCTCTGAAGGATGGCAAAAACCCAGGAAGGACTATAGTAAAGAGGCAGCACCCAGAAGTAGTAATAAACACTCTATTTGGAGAGCTTCACCTTAGGGAAACAGCAGATACATAAACATCATGTACAGAGGAAGGCAAAATTGTCAGTACACAGAATGGAGTCACACACCAGActgggcagtgctggaaatGGATACCTCTTGGTGTCAATGCACAGCACATCTAGCAGGCACCTGCCCTCGTGCAGCGAGACGAGAGCTAAGCAGTGGAGATCGGAGCTGGAGGCCATCCAGTGCCACCAGGCACACAATGCTTCCTTTACTTCACTGCAATTTTCTGCTGGTTGATCAGCTTGCTTAGTTTAACAAAACTCCCTCTCAAGCAGGAGGCTAAGGTCAGCCCTCAGCATTACAGCAAGACTGGAAAACATCAGGAAGGCGAACCCAGCCCAGCAGGAGCCTGTCCTAAGGGGAGGTGGCAGATCCTGTGCAGGGTGCAGGCAAACAAAGCTCGTGCACAGCCTagagcagggagggaaggcGCTCACTCCAAGTGCGGAGATTAGCAACCAAATCTCTCTCCTTGCTTAACCTGACCAGCACACGCAGGGTTTTGGATTTGCCCCCCCAGCCTGGCTCTCAGCCTCGCAAAGGCggcagctgctcagcctggaacGCAGCACCGGGAGCGCAGGGCCCCAGAGTgccctccagcagctgctgcagcagtgggaggCAGCGGCTCTGCTCCGCACGTCCATCACCTCTGCTCCTGTCGGCCAGGCAGGTCTCTGTCCTCCCGCCCCGTGGAAGGAAAACAATGCCACTTGCCCCAGGCTGGCCAACT
This genomic interval carries:
- the FGFR4 gene encoding fibroblast growth factor receptor 4; translation: MDKKLYAVPAGNTVKFRCPASGSPSPSIRWFKNGREFRGEHRIGGIRLRHQHWSLVMESVVPSDRGNYTCLVENRFGSIRYSYLLDVLERSPHRPILQAGLPANTTALVGSDVEFFCKVYSDAQPHIQWLKHIEVNGSNYGPDGVPYVQVLKTADINSSEVEVLYLRNVTMEDAGEYTCLAGNSIGLSYQSAWLTVLPEEELVHEAEAPEAKYTDIIIYTSGSLAVAMALIIVVLCRMQTLSSKQPLEPMAVHKLSKFPLIRQFSLDSSSSGKSSTSLMRVTRLSSSCAPMLAGVVELDLPLDSKWEFPREKLVLGKPLGEGCFGQVVRAEAYGIDRQWPDRAVTVAVKMLKDNATDKDLADLISEMEMMKLMDKHKNIINLLGVCTQDGPLYVIVEFAAKGNLREYLRARRPPMPDYTFDITELHEEQLCFKDLVSCVYQVARGMEYLESRRCIHRDLAARNVLVTAENVMKIADFGLARDVHDIDYYKKTSNGRLPVKWMAPEALFDRVYTHQSDVWSFGILMWEIFTLGGSPYPGIPVEELFKLLKEGHRMDCPSNCTHELYMLMRECWHAVPSQRPTFKQLVEGLDKILAAISEEYLDLSMPFEQYSPSCEDTTSTCSSDDSVFTHDPLPLAPCLFACPSGRT